In Osmia bicornis bicornis chromosome 1, iOsmBic2.1, whole genome shotgun sequence, the following proteins share a genomic window:
- the LOC114882916 gene encoding targeting protein for Xklp2-like gives MLTSTKSKTKYEQSVTPLTHPKNHFKLPSRKLWKEGSSNSALKGDHWKKYRDSNKWDLVESPQFVDFSSAADVGDSYFDKVTVIVSTPNVNLQYGNLPNTFEGENSLIANLDNFHLSTIKPDVPTYEVENNENDKENKEEYVVHTSSLNMGKDKDEICNKINKPQKINGFTIIKPFTFDMRYKYNQQRKQERINKMLEEEKKMKVFRANPLPKYLKSRPQNNNNNNNNNDILHGKVNSNTEEKDKKKSSAVMNTKKNTDVCKKLLAVPHITRKNLEKPKMPHLQTAIRSQLRKRFDDTIREKERQNEQLKQMEIAAKKKQEEEERLYLRKQTVHKPQPIRKYKLGLPTVAKRPLTDPVSLIPLKRRRTVDRVRQNNFRTA, from the exons ATGCTAACGTCGACGAAATCGAAAACGAAATATGAACAATCAGTGACGCCGTTGACACATCCGAAGAATCATTTCAAACTACCAAGTCGAAAATTATGGAAAGAGGGAAGTAGTAACTCAGCATTGAAAGGCGATCATTGGAAGAAATATAGAGATTCGAATAAATGGGACTTGGTCGAATCTCCGCAGTTCGTTGATTTTAGTTCTGCAGCAGACGTAGGAGATTCTTACTTCG ataaAGTAACTGTGATTGTCAGCACACCAAATGTAAATCTCCAATACGGAAATCTTCCTAACACGTTCGAAGGCGAAAATTCATTGATTGC aAACCtcgataattttcatttatccacTATAAAACCCGATGTACCGACATATGAGGTGGAGAACAATGAGAACGACAAAGAAAACAAGGAGGAATATGTGGTTCACACATCCTCTCTTAATATG GGAAAGGATAAAGatgaaatatgtaataaaataaataaacccCAAAAGATAAATGGCTTTACTATTATAAAGCCATTTACCTTTGACATGCGATATAAATATAATCAACAACGTAAACAAGAACGCATTAATAAG ATGttagaagaagagaaaaagatgaaGGTATTTCGAGCAAACCCTCttccaaaatatttaaaatctcgacctcaaaataacaacaataataataacaataatgacATTTTACATGGTAAAGTAAATAGTAATACCGAAGaaaaagataagaaaaaaagTTCCGCTGTAATGAACACGAAGAAAAATACCGat GTCTGCAAGAAATTACTGGCTGTACCGCACATCACCAGAAAGAACTTGGAAAAGCCAAAAATGCCACATTTACAAACCGCAATTCGGTCACAACTAAGGAAACGTTTCGATGATACCATAAGAGAGAAGGAAAGACAAAATGAACAGCTTAAACAAATG gaGATTGCTGCTAAAAAGaagcaagaggaagaagaacgTTTATATTTAAGAAAACAAACTGTTCATAAACCACAACCGATTCGCAAATATAAATTGGGTTTGCCAACTGTTGCTAAACGACCATTAACCGACCCTGTGAGCCTGATACCATTAAAACGACGTCGCACAGTGGATCGAGTAAGgcaaaataatttcagaaCTGCTtag
- the LOC114882911 gene encoding Bardet-Biedl syndrome 1 protein homolog isoform X3, which yields MFKGNSIMHGLRAEHNVSGLGTSRWLEAFWEPGAKLYTLPNGVDMLDVTGNGDARLVCVDLGTLAANSAKIRVYKGGDQVTEHNMVNAPCGLVGFYTENGEPRSSVLGVGVGSSVFIFKNMRPYFKYTLPFIDVHPKEREIWHKAGLDEELNILTLANELDLLLKELGAGFISPRTLKFLSMDPNLRPSFVEQYKRIPLIKNNALTAISVIRRDSWTNPASGCLVLGTEFGEVLVLDPRTFCVMDKHLLKWPPVAFACTGLWTGDGRILIVGRDGKIGAIRRGSPVNLWEKLSAPAVSISTLSNDGVVVAAMDGTLVGFSRKGIKLWCVRVPGAILDSVSLPVPQSGLSLLAVSTAGYGIRVYDGKHHVDTLKIMEPVSAMRYGRMGQEERAMAMVTVGGGLCVKILKRTADFSVHNIMSSSVLNDGSKFLIPKKTRLFMEQTVRERSEAKKIHSTFQQGLLRLRLTVANKAFESLNEGQDMGPRPITMEATVLGLEVKIPT from the exons ATGTTTAAAGGAAATTCAATAATGCATGGGCTACg AGCCGAACACAATGTTAGTGGTCTCGGTACGAGCCGATGGCTGGAGGCATTTTGGGAACCAGGAGCCAAATTATACACATTGCCAAATGGGGTTGATATGCTGGACGTTACCGGCAATGGGGATGCAAGGCTCGTTTGCGTCGATTTGGGGACGCTTGCAGCTAATTCTGCTAAA ATACGAGTTTACAAAGGTGGGGACCAAGTAACGGAGCACAACATGGTGAACGCACCTTGCGGATTAGTCGGTTTTTACACAGAAAACGGAGAGCCTCGATCATCGGTTTTGGGTGTAGGTGTTGGTTCCAGTGTGTTTATCTTCAAAAATATGAGACCATACTTCAAGTACACTTTACCTTTCATCGACGTGCATCCAAAAGAACGAGAA ATATGGCACAAGGCAGGATTGGATGAGGAATTAAACATACTAACGTTAGCCAACGAGTTGGACTTGTTGTTGAAAGAGCTTGGAGCAGGATTCATCTCACCCCGAACCTTAAAGTTTTTATCCATGGATCCAAATTTAAGACCCAGCTTCGTGGAACAATATAAAAGAATTCCTCTTATAAAGAATAACGCTTTGACCGCGATTTCTGTGATACGACGAGACTCGTGGACTAATCCAGCCAGTGGGTGCCTTGTGCTGGGCACGGAATTTGGAGAAGTTCTTGTCCTGGATCCTCG AACGTTCTGCGTGATGGAcaaacatttattaaaatggCCACCAGTCGCCTTCGCTTGTACTGGTTTATGGACCGGTGATGGTAGGATTTTAATTGTTGGAAGAGATGGTAAAATAGGTGCGATAAGAAGAGGTAGTCCTGTAAATCTTTGGGAAAAATTATCAGCGCCTGCTGTGTCCATTTCAACCCTCAGTAACGATGGGGTTGTGGTTGCTGCTATGGATGGCACTCTGGTTGGCTTCTCCAGAAAG GGAATTAAACTCTGGTGCGTCCGTGTTCCGGGTGCTATTTTGGATTCGGTGAGCTTACCAGTGCCCCAAAGCGGACTCTCTTTGCTCGCTGTTAGTACTGCTGGGTATGGTATTCGTGTGTACGATGGGAAACACCATGTGGATACTCTAAAGATTATGGAACCGGTGTCTGCGATGAGG TACGGTCGTATGGGTCAGGAAGAACGTGCCATGGCGATGGTCACCGTAGGTGGTGGTCTCTGCGTAAAGATTTTAAAACGAACCGCCGATTTCAGTGTTCATAATATAATGTCTAGCTCAGTATTAAACGATGGGtctaaatttttaataccAAAAAAGACGAGGCTGTTCATGGAGCAGACGGTTCGTGAAAGATCAGAAGcgaaaaaaattcattccacTTTTCAACAAGGTCTTCTCCGATTGCGATTAACAGTAGCGAACAAAGCGTTTGAGTCCTTAAACGAGGGTCAGGATATGGGTCCTCGTCCAATCACTATGGAGGCGACTGTTTTAGGATTGG AAGTGAAAATACCGACGTGA
- the LOC114882911 gene encoding Bardet-Biedl syndrome 1 protein homolog isoform X1 produces MFKGNSIMHGLRAEHNVSGLGTSRWLEAFWEPGAKLYTLPNGVDMLDVTGNGDARLVCVDLGTLAANSAKIRVYKGGDQVTEHNMVNAPCGLVGFYTENGEPRSSVLGVGVGSSVFIFKNMRPYFKYTLPFIDVHPKEREIWHKAGLDEELNILTLANELDLLLKELGAGFISPRTLKFLSMDPNLRPSFVEQYKRIPLIKNNALTAISVIRRDSWTNPASGCLVLGTEFGEVLVLDPRTFCVMDKHLLKWPPVAFACTGLWTGDGRILIVGRDGKIGAIRRGSPVNLWEKLSAPAVSISTLSNDGVVVAAMDGTLVGFSRKGIKLWCVRVPGAILDSVSLPVPQSGLSLLAVSTAGYGIRVYDGKHHVDTLKIMEPVSAMRYGRMGQEERAMAMVTVGGGLCVKILKRTADFSVHNIMSSSVLNDGSKFLIPKKTRLFMEQTVRERSEAKKIHSTFQQGLLRLRLTVANKAFESLNEGQDMGPRPITMEATVLGLGPDYQIRILLTNISDELSDTDLYIVCRSENTDVRPRVMDVPLLPSGTPIPLVVRALLKDIISGRVEILLCKKSKTNPVAVTTVVLPAAEEDIEV; encoded by the exons ATGTTTAAAGGAAATTCAATAATGCATGGGCTACg AGCCGAACACAATGTTAGTGGTCTCGGTACGAGCCGATGGCTGGAGGCATTTTGGGAACCAGGAGCCAAATTATACACATTGCCAAATGGGGTTGATATGCTGGACGTTACCGGCAATGGGGATGCAAGGCTCGTTTGCGTCGATTTGGGGACGCTTGCAGCTAATTCTGCTAAA ATACGAGTTTACAAAGGTGGGGACCAAGTAACGGAGCACAACATGGTGAACGCACCTTGCGGATTAGTCGGTTTTTACACAGAAAACGGAGAGCCTCGATCATCGGTTTTGGGTGTAGGTGTTGGTTCCAGTGTGTTTATCTTCAAAAATATGAGACCATACTTCAAGTACACTTTACCTTTCATCGACGTGCATCCAAAAGAACGAGAA ATATGGCACAAGGCAGGATTGGATGAGGAATTAAACATACTAACGTTAGCCAACGAGTTGGACTTGTTGTTGAAAGAGCTTGGAGCAGGATTCATCTCACCCCGAACCTTAAAGTTTTTATCCATGGATCCAAATTTAAGACCCAGCTTCGTGGAACAATATAAAAGAATTCCTCTTATAAAGAATAACGCTTTGACCGCGATTTCTGTGATACGACGAGACTCGTGGACTAATCCAGCCAGTGGGTGCCTTGTGCTGGGCACGGAATTTGGAGAAGTTCTTGTCCTGGATCCTCG AACGTTCTGCGTGATGGAcaaacatttattaaaatggCCACCAGTCGCCTTCGCTTGTACTGGTTTATGGACCGGTGATGGTAGGATTTTAATTGTTGGAAGAGATGGTAAAATAGGTGCGATAAGAAGAGGTAGTCCTGTAAATCTTTGGGAAAAATTATCAGCGCCTGCTGTGTCCATTTCAACCCTCAGTAACGATGGGGTTGTGGTTGCTGCTATGGATGGCACTCTGGTTGGCTTCTCCAGAAAG GGAATTAAACTCTGGTGCGTCCGTGTTCCGGGTGCTATTTTGGATTCGGTGAGCTTACCAGTGCCCCAAAGCGGACTCTCTTTGCTCGCTGTTAGTACTGCTGGGTATGGTATTCGTGTGTACGATGGGAAACACCATGTGGATACTCTAAAGATTATGGAACCGGTGTCTGCGATGAGG TACGGTCGTATGGGTCAGGAAGAACGTGCCATGGCGATGGTCACCGTAGGTGGTGGTCTCTGCGTAAAGATTTTAAAACGAACCGCCGATTTCAGTGTTCATAATATAATGTCTAGCTCAGTATTAAACGATGGGtctaaatttttaataccAAAAAAGACGAGGCTGTTCATGGAGCAGACGGTTCGTGAAAGATCAGAAGcgaaaaaaattcattccacTTTTCAACAAGGTCTTCTCCGATTGCGATTAACAGTAGCGAACAAAGCGTTTGAGTCCTTAAACGAGGGTCAGGATATGGGTCCTCGTCCAATCACTATGGAGGCGACTGTTTTAGGATTGGGTCCGGATTATCAAATTCGCATCTTGTTAACGAATATATCCGACGAATTGTCTGATACGGATTTGTATATCGTTTGCAGAAGTGAAAATACCGACGTGAGGCCACGAGTAATGGATGTACCTCTGTTACCCAGTGGTACTCCTATTCCTTTAGTCGTTCGTGCACTTTTGAAGGATATAATATCAGGGAGAGTTGAGATTCTACTTTGTAAGAAATCAAAGACGAATCCTGTAGCAGTGACGACAGTGGTTTTGCCAGCTGCAGAAGAGGATATTGAAGTTTAG
- the LOC114882911 gene encoding Bardet-Biedl syndrome 1 protein homolog isoform X2: MHGLRAEHNVSGLGTSRWLEAFWEPGAKLYTLPNGVDMLDVTGNGDARLVCVDLGTLAANSAKIRVYKGGDQVTEHNMVNAPCGLVGFYTENGEPRSSVLGVGVGSSVFIFKNMRPYFKYTLPFIDVHPKEREIWHKAGLDEELNILTLANELDLLLKELGAGFISPRTLKFLSMDPNLRPSFVEQYKRIPLIKNNALTAISVIRRDSWTNPASGCLVLGTEFGEVLVLDPRTFCVMDKHLLKWPPVAFACTGLWTGDGRILIVGRDGKIGAIRRGSPVNLWEKLSAPAVSISTLSNDGVVVAAMDGTLVGFSRKGIKLWCVRVPGAILDSVSLPVPQSGLSLLAVSTAGYGIRVYDGKHHVDTLKIMEPVSAMRYGRMGQEERAMAMVTVGGGLCVKILKRTADFSVHNIMSSSVLNDGSKFLIPKKTRLFMEQTVRERSEAKKIHSTFQQGLLRLRLTVANKAFESLNEGQDMGPRPITMEATVLGLGPDYQIRILLTNISDELSDTDLYIVCRSENTDVRPRVMDVPLLPSGTPIPLVVRALLKDIISGRVEILLCKKSKTNPVAVTTVVLPAAEEDIEV, from the exons ATGCATGGGCTACg AGCCGAACACAATGTTAGTGGTCTCGGTACGAGCCGATGGCTGGAGGCATTTTGGGAACCAGGAGCCAAATTATACACATTGCCAAATGGGGTTGATATGCTGGACGTTACCGGCAATGGGGATGCAAGGCTCGTTTGCGTCGATTTGGGGACGCTTGCAGCTAATTCTGCTAAA ATACGAGTTTACAAAGGTGGGGACCAAGTAACGGAGCACAACATGGTGAACGCACCTTGCGGATTAGTCGGTTTTTACACAGAAAACGGAGAGCCTCGATCATCGGTTTTGGGTGTAGGTGTTGGTTCCAGTGTGTTTATCTTCAAAAATATGAGACCATACTTCAAGTACACTTTACCTTTCATCGACGTGCATCCAAAAGAACGAGAA ATATGGCACAAGGCAGGATTGGATGAGGAATTAAACATACTAACGTTAGCCAACGAGTTGGACTTGTTGTTGAAAGAGCTTGGAGCAGGATTCATCTCACCCCGAACCTTAAAGTTTTTATCCATGGATCCAAATTTAAGACCCAGCTTCGTGGAACAATATAAAAGAATTCCTCTTATAAAGAATAACGCTTTGACCGCGATTTCTGTGATACGACGAGACTCGTGGACTAATCCAGCCAGTGGGTGCCTTGTGCTGGGCACGGAATTTGGAGAAGTTCTTGTCCTGGATCCTCG AACGTTCTGCGTGATGGAcaaacatttattaaaatggCCACCAGTCGCCTTCGCTTGTACTGGTTTATGGACCGGTGATGGTAGGATTTTAATTGTTGGAAGAGATGGTAAAATAGGTGCGATAAGAAGAGGTAGTCCTGTAAATCTTTGGGAAAAATTATCAGCGCCTGCTGTGTCCATTTCAACCCTCAGTAACGATGGGGTTGTGGTTGCTGCTATGGATGGCACTCTGGTTGGCTTCTCCAGAAAG GGAATTAAACTCTGGTGCGTCCGTGTTCCGGGTGCTATTTTGGATTCGGTGAGCTTACCAGTGCCCCAAAGCGGACTCTCTTTGCTCGCTGTTAGTACTGCTGGGTATGGTATTCGTGTGTACGATGGGAAACACCATGTGGATACTCTAAAGATTATGGAACCGGTGTCTGCGATGAGG TACGGTCGTATGGGTCAGGAAGAACGTGCCATGGCGATGGTCACCGTAGGTGGTGGTCTCTGCGTAAAGATTTTAAAACGAACCGCCGATTTCAGTGTTCATAATATAATGTCTAGCTCAGTATTAAACGATGGGtctaaatttttaataccAAAAAAGACGAGGCTGTTCATGGAGCAGACGGTTCGTGAAAGATCAGAAGcgaaaaaaattcattccacTTTTCAACAAGGTCTTCTCCGATTGCGATTAACAGTAGCGAACAAAGCGTTTGAGTCCTTAAACGAGGGTCAGGATATGGGTCCTCGTCCAATCACTATGGAGGCGACTGTTTTAGGATTGGGTCCGGATTATCAAATTCGCATCTTGTTAACGAATATATCCGACGAATTGTCTGATACGGATTTGTATATCGTTTGCAGAAGTGAAAATACCGACGTGAGGCCACGAGTAATGGATGTACCTCTGTTACCCAGTGGTACTCCTATTCCTTTAGTCGTTCGTGCACTTTTGAAGGATATAATATCAGGGAGAGTTGAGATTCTACTTTGTAAGAAATCAAAGACGAATCCTGTAGCAGTGACGACAGTGGTTTTGCCAGCTGCAGAAGAGGATATTGAAGTTTAG